The DNA region GCTTCGGCTACTCTCAGCAGGACGAAGCCTTCACGCAGGATCAATCCAACGCCCGTCAGCGAAGAGCGGTCACTCTCCAAGCCTAAGACCTGCTTCACCTCACCCCCAATCAACTGTGTGCccagttcccagccctcagccctgaaCACTAGCCTTTGGGGCCTTGGCCTTGCCCCAGGGTGTCGAAGTCTGCAGGAGGAGAGGGAGATGCTCAGGAAGGAGCGGTAAGGCCTTGTGGCCCCCTGGGGTGTCAGCCTCCTCCCTGTAGGGGATCGCAGGCTGTTCCCTGAGGTGGTTTTCCCCCTTCGGGACCCTGGGTCGGTTTCCTGGGCTTTCAGATGACATCTCTGGAGGCACCTGAGCGTGGCTACGGAGGGGAACCCATGCTAACTGCTCCTGACACCCTTCCGTCCTCACAGCTctaagcagctgcagcagtcacCTACCCCTGCCTACCCCACCCCTGAATCGGGGTCTCCCCTGCCCAGCTGGACGGGAAGCCTTACAGCTGAAGCTGCCGACCCTGCCAGGGTGTCTTCCTGCCAGCGCCTGAAGCTTGTAGCCCTTGTCTACTCCTCGTGCATTGCTGGTGAGTGAAAGCAGAGGAGATGGAGTGGAGATACTTGGAGAAGTTCAAGGTCAGAGAATTGGTGAGGCACACAGAACTGAGCCTTGGTTCCGAATGATGCCCAATACCCTGAGATTTCTTTTTGTTCCTAGAAAATCTGGTACCGAACCTCTTCTTGGAGCTTTTCTTCGTCCTTCAGCTCCTTACTGCCCGCAGGACAGTGGCTGCCAAGGATGATGACCTTGAACCAAACCCAGGTGCCTTAGGTCAGTGGGCAAGCCTCCTTTTGAGAAATGGAATCTGGAGATTGAACAATTCTCAGCTGACAACTCGCTGCTATCCTTCCAGATCCCCTGGAAAGCCCCCTGTTCCAGAGTGTCCACGACTGTGTCTTCTTTGCAGTTCAGGTTCTGGAGCATCAGTTTCAGTGAGTTCCCAACTGAGGCGTTGGAGCCTTGTTCCCACTGTCTACTTTGTTCCTTGGCGGCTTAGGCTCCGTGCTCGTGCCTAACACAGGTGCAGTGACCCTGGACCCATCCTTACCTGTAACTTCTGTTTTGTGTCAGGTTTATGAATTTAGCCCTTAAAAAAGTCAAGCTGCTTCTTGTGGTTTTAGCAGCTGACCTTTGGGTTTATATCTAATGTCGGAGCTTTGCGCTTTTGCTCACTGCTTTGTGAGGTCTTGTTTCCTCACGCCTTTGCTTCTGTCGTTTTTTATTCTTAGTGACGCTCCTGTACCTACCTGTGCCTTGTCCCTGCTCCGTGCTCAGTGTGGGACAGGTGCCAGCTTCCTCTCTGCAGCTTGTGTCCCACCTTCACTGTATCTTTTCTTGTCCCTACAGGGTTCTTTCCTGCCTGGACAAAGGGACCTTGAAGCTGTTGGCTGAGAATGAGCGGCTGCTGTGCTTCTCACCAGCTCTGCAAGGCCGCCTGCGAGCTGCCTATGAGGGCAGTGTTGCCAAGGTGGTGACCCCAGCTTAGATGCTTGCCTGGATCTGACCTTTCCCACCTTCGTAATCCAGGCATCTAGCTCACACCCGTTGGGTGTCATGTGGCTAACCCTGGGCTGGGATGGGGAGAAGTTTTCTTAGGCTGATCCCTACAGCCTCAGGTTCCTAATGCCACTGCCGTATTTTAGGTCTCCCTAGTGATGCCACCCTCTGCTCAAGCTGTCTCCTTTCAGCCAGAAACTGACAATCGGGCCAACTTCTCCAGTGACCGAGCCTTTCACacctttaaaaaacaaaggtggTAACAAAAAGGGAACTTTGGGGGAGGGAATGAGTGACATTTTCTCTGGCACAAGCAGCTGTGTAGTTCTCACAGAAAGTAGAAGTTTGGCACCAACAGGTGGTGGTTTAGCACACTTTCAGCTGCCAGTCATCAGAGGGCCACTTAGTTTCATGCTGATGGGAGTGAACCCCCAACCTTAGCCAGCCATTTCACGGCTGTGACTTCAGTCACACAGGGCTCTCAGGGAGGAGAAGTGCTGGGCTCAGCTTTCACTGTGCACAGAAGCGCAGGAAGCACACACTGCTGGGTCTGTAGCATCATCCTGGCTTAGCTCACTTTGGAGGGCTGAGGGATGGCGCTGTGGATAGCACCCGGAAGTCCTGTCCTCAGTGCTTCTGTGCTGGGGGAGGGCGCTCCTGGGAAGGAGTTGGAGGCAGCCGTGCCTCAGCTGATGAGGCATCTGTGTATATCTGTCAGGGATGTGTTTTATGAGGTGCTTCGAGAGTGGGAAGATCGCCATGAGGAGCCCGGCTGGGACTTCGAGAAGGGCCTGGGCAGCAGGATCCGGTGGGTGCTCTTACTGGTCACTTTGACTGACTTGTTTCTTGCAGTGAGCAGCTTAGTGGTGCTTGGGTAGCTGACTGGAAGAAGGCTTTCTATCCGGTCTTCCAAGCCAAAGCTGCTATCTTCTATCTTCTTTAACTTCTCTAGTTATTTCTGATTTTGCTTCCACTCAAAAGGGATGGATTTGTCTCTCCAGCCCCTCCCACTCAGAAGGGCTTCATACTTGTTCTGTGATTGAGAATGCTCGGAAAGGTGCCGAGCTCTTCATTCAGCTTGCTTGAGTTTTGGTCCAGGTCACCAGTTAGAGCCTTTCCAACCTCCACTTTTCTCCATCTTCCAGTTTGGGCAAGTCTGATAACCCTGCATAGTTAGACAACTGGGACGCAGAAGGAATAGTCTCTGTCCAGTGTCCTGCCCTCCATGCTGGTCGTTGAAACTCCCTGGTGCTTACTGTGGATGAAAGACATGAGGAGTGGGGTTTCTTATTTGGCCAAGAGTGTCTCCAGCCTTGAGGGCCCGGGTGCTGTGGGAGATGTTGCTTAGCTTTTGTCATAGCCCGTGTGGGCCAATTCCGGCATTCGTCTGCTCAAGCCCCTGGGAAAGGCTGAAAAGCCCAAGGGCTGGCTTGCTCTTCTGGAGattcctccctcttccttcctttcctcactCTGCTTTCTTCATCTGTTACTTAGAGCCATGATGGGCCAACTGTCTGCAGCCTGCAGCCACAGCCACTTCGTTCGGCTCTTCCAAAAGCAGCTTCTCCAGGTAACAGCCCCAATAGGAGATGAATCTACAACGAACAGTAGGTGTTTTAGCCAGCCAAGTAACAGCTGGCACCTTAGGTAACGGGGCAGACGGCTGTGCTGAAGTCTGAATAGAAGTTCGACTCCTTTGGCGGCAGTCGAAACTCCAGGAAGCCAGAGGAGCCAGAGTGCTTTCTCACAGGCCCAGCAGTCAGATAGGCGTggtttcaaatcctggttctgtcACTTTACTGTTGAGTGACCCTAGGCACATGCTTAACTGGACTTCagttttggtttcttcatctgtaaactgagAATATCATCTCTACGTCGAAAAATGTCTCTCAGACACCTGACGTAGGTTGACATTCCATAAGCATTTTATCGTTGCATTCTTATATCGTCTGATTCTTCtctcctacttaatttttttttatttttaactcaatagttatttttttaattggtgttttgatctcttcttcctctccctgcgcAGATGTGTCACAGCCCTTGCGGGGCAGGGGGTGCTGTCTGGGGCGAGGCTCCGGATGTGTTAAGTGTACTAGGAGCTGACAAGCTGGGGAGGCTGCGGCGCCTACGGGAACGACTTGTGGCCCCTCAGAGCAGTGGGGGGCCCTGTCCACCCCCCACCTTCCCAGGTTGTCAAGGTTTCTTCAAGGACTTCATCTTGAGTGCCAGCAGGTGAGGGCCGTGTCCTGTGGGGCTGGGGGCAGAGGCCAGGagaggcctgtcttcccagaggGCAGGTGGTGCTCTTCCCTCCTTCGCCTGAGTGGTAACGGGTGGGACAGGGATCCTGGCTCCCGTCAGCTCACACATCCTACTCCGCTTCCCCGTCAGCGTCTTACCGGTAGAGATAATTTCATTTCTCCATGGCCTTTCTTTTCTGGCTGGAGCACCTCTTCAGTGCCACCACCTTCTTGCCCCCCTTCCTAGCTTCCAGTTTAACCAGCATCTCATGGATAGTCTGAGCATGAAGATCCGAGAACTCGACGGCCTTGCCCTGCCACAGCACGAGCCTGGTGACGAGGACGGGGTGTCAGACGTGGACTGGCAGGTTAGAGCCCAGCGCAGGAACAATAGGGCTTTGGCCTGGGAGGCGGAGAGTATTCTTAAGAACCTGATAACAGATTTGGAGTTCTTCTAGAAGTCTTGTGCTTAGGACCTTTTATTTCCCTTGTTCCCCTACAGAGTGAACGGAGGCGATTTGCTGTGGTGCTGCTGAGCCTGAGGCTTCTAGCTAAATTCCTGGGCTTTGTGGCTTTCCTGCCATACCGGGGGCCTGAACCACCCCCGACCCGCGAACTTCAGGACTCCATTTTGGCCCTCAGAAGCCAGGTGCGTGGGGGGGATCCTGGCCAGGAGGGAGCTGGGAGGAGCAGCAAGGCCCTGAAGTTGATTGGTTTCCTTGGCCATTCAGGAAACCAGGCAGGTTAGAGGGCATTACCCAGGCCCTTCCAGGGGCCCGCCCACTGACCGGGCACTGGCCCCACCAGGTCCCTCCAGTCCTGGACGTGCTGACCCTGCTGCGGCAGGGGCTGGGTGCCCGTCGAGCCGTGCTCACCGTGCCCTGGCTGGTGGAGttcctctcctttgctgaccACATTGCTCCCTTGTTGGCCTACTACCGCAGCACCTTTGTTCTCCTGCTGCGCCTACACCGGTGAGTGGAGGAAGGCAGGTGCGGGGTGAGGCTCGAGGAAGGAATGTGGGGAACATCAGTTGGACCTGCTATTTGTAAAGAGGGCTGAGCTGCCTGTCCTTTGCATAAGGCAGCATCACCACCGGAGCCGCAAAGGGAAGGCAGGTTTTGGTTCACACAGACAGTGGGCAGTTATTGGCGCTCGCACtggcccttcctcctcctcctgcggCCCAGCTGAGAGGGCGTGCGGATGGGGCAGGGACTTGAGGAGTAGCCAGTTGCCCACACAACAGCATCCCTGCGAGGGACCTTTGGAGAATGACCTCCTCGCTGGTGGCTCTTATTCCTGTCAGCTACTCTCTGGGCACCAACCCTGCTCATACCCTCCATTTGCCTTTTAGGAGCTTGGTCTTGTCCCAGGAGCACGAGGGGGGGACATGTTTCCTCAACAAGCTGTTGCTGCTTGCCGTCCTGGGCTGGCTTTTCCAGGTCGGGAGATCGAGCTGCCAAGTGAGGGAGGGGTGGCTGTGGCTGGAGATGGGGAGAGGGCCAGAGATGGGGTTCAGGAGAAGTGTGGGGATCTCCAGAGCTTCAGAGGAAGGTTGCTTTGAACCTGGTGCCTAAGTGCAGAACCGGGAGGTGGAAAGCGATGGGTCTGAGGTGGTGACTGGAGCTCTGACTGCCCGTGTCTCCTCCAGATTCCCACAATCCCTGAGGACTTGTTCTTTCTGGAAGGGGGTCAGTTGGATGCCTCTGAAGTGGACACAGTAGCCTCAGAGCATGGCTTGGTAAGTGTGGGGTCCAGCCAGCGCTGCAGGGAATCCTGGGAATAAAGGAGACACCCCAGGATCGACTAGCCTGTTGTGGGCCGGCTGGGAAGGACCTGACGCTGCCTGGCCCCCCCAGCTATGGCCTGTTCTCCCCCAGGACAGCATGCCTGTGGTAGACCAGCAGCTGCTCTACGCCTGCTGCCCCTACATCGGTGAGCCTCTCCATCTCCCCCGGGCTTCCTTGCTCCTTGTCCTGTCCCTTCATGAGTACCCAAGACGTGCCACGTGGGCCCAACACCCTAATACGTTGTTCTCTTCTTAGGCGTGCCCCAGGTGCCTCAGCCTCTTTATTCCATAAACGCTTCAAGTCTGAGACGctagggaggcaggcaggggagAGAGGGGGTGCTGGAATTAAGAACTTGTGCTTCCCTGATTCAGGAGAGCTCCGGAAACTGCTTGCTTCATGGGTATCAGGCAGCAGCGGGCGGAGTGGGGGCTTCGTGAGAAAAATCACCCCCACCACAACCACCAGCCTGGGAGCCCAGCCTCCCCAGACGGCGCAGGGGCTGCAGGTAAGGGGTGAGATGGAGGGAGGGGCACCCAGTGGGGAAGGGAAGGCCTTCTTGACGGGGAAGCCTTCCCTGCACCGCTGCCACCCCCCAACAGGCACAGCTGGCCCAGGCCTTTTTCCACAACCAGCCACCCTCCCTGCGCAGGACTGTGGAGTTTGTGGCAGAGAGAATTGGATCCAACTGTGTCAAACATATCAAGTAagagggggtggggcagggggtggaGCTGGTGAGGGGTCCTCTTGTTCCCCTGCTGCTGACCTGAGGAAGGCCAGCGtgcaggaggtgggagggaggctgGAATCACTGACGTTCTCTGAAAGAAGTTCTGGTCAGATTTTCTTGAATTTGCAGCCCCTTTCCGATTCAGCCACCTCCAACCCTTGTCCCTCCTGCAGGGCCACACTGGTGGCAGATCTGGTGCGCCAGGCGGAGTCACTtctccaagagcagctggtgacaCAAGGACAGGAAGGGGGAGACCCAGTCCAGCTGTTGGAGATCTTGTGTTCCCAGCTGTGCCCCCACGGGGCCCAGGCACTGGCCCAGGGGCGGGAGTAAGAAACACCTGTTTGGACCCTCTTGGCTCCCTGTCTACTCTCCTCttaccttttgtttttctgttcttttctcaCGCTCATAACTTACTCCATTTCTCCTTCCACCCTGTTTTTctcattctgtgttttttttccttttctgtagtGCTTAGAGCAGGTGGTGGCTGGGGTGAGGGGGCTGACAACCTGGGTGAGCCCTCCCGGGCAGGGGCTTGCTGGCCCGGTGTTCAGGTCTGTGAGCCAGACTGAGATATTTGGACACGTTGACCTCGTCCTCCCTGTCTCCTTCAGGTTCTGCCAGAAAAAGAGTCCCGAGGCCGTGCGGGCGCTGCTTCCGGAGGAGACCCCAGCAGCCGTACGTAGGAAGCCGCCCTCTCACGGGCTGGGGGGCTGAGGGGCAGGTGGTATGTGCCCCCTGTGACCACAGTCCCTCACCACAGGTCCTGAGCAGTGCAGAGAGTATTGCTGTGGGACTTGCAATAGAGAAAGCCTGTGCTTGGTTGTCAGCAAACATCACAGGTAAGGTCCagggaaggagaggggctggACCGAGTTTTCAAAAAGTGGGCTGGGAGGGAATTGGCAGCACTTATGGGGTGAAGGGCGCGGTGAGCCCATCGTGCAGGCCGTCCCATgacctcctgtcctcctctgcccgcAGCGCTCATTAGAAGAGAGGTGAAAGCGGCAGTGAGTCGCACGCTTCGCGCCCAGGGTCCTGAGCCAGCTGCCCGGGGGGAGCGGAGGGGCTGCCCCCGTGCCTGTGAGCAccacgctcccctcccctcccacctcatCTCCGAGATAAAAGTACACAGCTCCCCTACTCCTTGTGGCTTCCTCCCCCTCCCTGTGCCTTTCCTGCTCTCCTTCCTTTCTGACACCAGCGCCAGTGT from Elephas maximus indicus isolate mEleMax1 chromosome 10, mEleMax1 primary haplotype, whole genome shotgun sequence includes:
- the CDAN1 gene encoding codanin-1 isoform X3, coding for MAAVLESLLREEVSVAAAVRWIARSTQSSEDEPGEAAALSALGPLRKEFVPFLLNFLREQSSRVLPQGPPTPAKAPGASAALPGRPGGPPRGGRGARSQLFPPTEPPGAAADAPLARRGGRRRGPGPARERGGRGAGGPEEAVGGESLGWAGGRRPRGAGSAGSPSLGLSDPPNLSNLEEFPPVGSVPPGPAGRTKPSRRINPTPVSEERSLSKPKTCFTSPPINCVPSSQPSALNTSLWGLGLAPGCRSLQEEREMLRKERSKQLQQSPTPAYPTPESGSPLPSWTGSLTAEAADPARVSSCQRLKLVALVYSSCIAENLVPNLFLELFFVLQLLTARRTVAAKDDDLEPNPGALDPLESPLFQSVHDCVFFAVQVLEHQFQVLSCLDKGTLKLLAENERLLCFSPALQGRLRAAYEGSVAKVSLVMPPSAQAVSFQPETDNRANFSSDRAFHTFKKQRDVFYEVLREWEDRHEEPGWDFEKGLGSRIRAMMGQLSAACSHSHFVRLFQKQLLQMCHSPCGAGGAVWGEAPDVLSVLGADKLGRLRRLRERLVAPQSSGGPCPPPTFPGCQGFFKDFILSASSFQFNQHLMDSLSMKIRELDGLALPQHEPGDEDGVSDVDWQSERRRFAVVLLSLRLLAKFLGFVAFLPYRGPEPPPTRELQDSILALRSQVPPVLDVLTLLRQGLGARRAVLTVPWLVEFLSFADHIAPLLAYYRSTFVLLLRLHRSLVLSQEHEGGTCFLNKLLLLAVLGWLFQIPTIPEDLFFLEGGQLDASEVDTVASEHGLDSMPVVDQQLLYACCPYIGELRKLLASWVSGSSGRSGGFVRKITPTTTTSLGAQPPQTAQGLQAQLAQAFFHNQPPSLRRTVEFVAERIGSNCVKHIKATLVADLVRQAESLLQEQLVTQGQEGGDPVQLLEILCSQLCPHGAQALAQGREFCQKKSPEAVRALLPEETPAAVLSSAESIAVGLAIEKACAWLSANITALIRREVKAAVSRTLRAQGPEPAARGERRGCPRACEHHAPLPSHLISEIKDVLSLAVGPRDPEEGVSPERLERLLGQLGQTLRCRQFLCPPAEQQLAKCSVELASLLVADQVPILGPPAQHRLERGQARRLLQVLLSLWKEDFQVPVPLQLLLRPRNLGLLADKRPREWDLLLFLLQELVERGLMGRTEIETCLGSVHEAQWPGEFSKELATLFNLFLAEPHMPEPQLRACELVQPNRGTVLAQS
- the CDAN1 gene encoding codanin-1 isoform X5, giving the protein MAAVLESLLREEVSVAAAVRWIARSTQSSEDEPGEAAALSALGPLRKEFVPFLLNFLREQSSRVLPQGPPTPAKAPGASAALPGRPGGPPRGGRGARSQLFPPTEPPGAAADAPLARRGGRRRGPGPARERGGRGAGGPEEAVGGESLGWAGGRRPRGAGSAGSPSLGLSDPPNLSNLEEFPPVGSVPPGPAGRTKPSRRINPTPVSEERSLSKPKTCFTSPPINCVPSSQPSALNTSLWGLGLAPGCRSLQEEREMLRKERSKQLQQSPTPAYPTPESGSPLPSWTGSLTAEAADPARVSSCQRLKLVALVYSSCIAENLVPNLFLELFFVLQLLTARRTVAAKDDDLEPNPGALDPLESPLFQSVHDCVFFAVQVLEHQFQVLSCLDKGTLKLLAENERLLCFSPALQGRLRAAYEGSVAKVSLVMPPSAQAVSFQPETDNRANFSSDRAFHTFKKQRDVFYEVLREWEDRHEEPGWDFEKGLGSRIRAMMGQLSAACSHSHFVRLFQKQLLQMCHSPCGAGGAVWGEAPDVLSVLGADKLGRLRRLRERLVAPQSSGGPCPPPTFPGCQGFFKDFILSASSFQFNQHLMDSLSMKIRELDGLALPQHEPGDEDGVSDVDWQSERRRFAVVLLSLRLLAKFLGFVAFLPYRGPEPPPTRELQDSILALRSQVPPVLDVLTLLRQGLGARRAVLTVPWLVEFLSFADHIAPLLAYYRSTFVLLLRLHRSLVLSQEHEGGTCFLNKLLLLAVLGWLFQIPTIPEDLFFLEGGQLDASEVDTVASEHGLDSMPVVDQQLLYACCPYIGELRKLLASWVSGSSGRSGGFVRKITPTTTTSLGAQPPQTAQGLQAQLAQAFFHNQPPSLRRTVEFVAERIGSNCVKHIKATLVADLVRQAESLLQEQLVTQGQEGGDPVQLLEILCSQLCPHGAQALAQGREFCQKKSPEAVRALLPEETPAAVLSSAESIAVGLAIEKACAWLSANITALIRREVKAAVSRTLRAQGPEPAARGERRGCPRACEHHAPLPSHLISEIKDVLSLAVGPRDPEEGVSPERLERLLGQLGQTLRCRQVRRGVFHTEDALLVSLASAKDAEPAGLRAAAEAVTLALFSPQFLCPPAEQQLAKCSVELASLLGMVPFYQVVLLLDSPNLRVGYEQDWKCRALFCAFLPGAGLVALPPLLKAWHSSLSLVADQVPILGPPAQHRLERGQARRLLQVLLSLWKEDFQVPVPLQLLLRPRNLGLLADKRPREWDLLLFLLQELVERGLMGRTEIETCLGSVHEAQWPGEFSKELATLFNLFLAEPHMPEPQLRACELVQPNRGTVLAQS
- the CDAN1 gene encoding codanin-1 isoform X6; its protein translation is MAAVLESLLREEVSVAAAVRWIARSTQSSEDEPGEAAALSALGPLRKEFVPFLLNFLREQSSRVLPQGPPTPAKAPGASAALPGRPGGPPRGGRGARSQLFPPTEPPGAAADAPLARRGGRRRGPGPARERGGRGAGGPEEAVGGESLGWAGGRRPRGAGSAGSPSLGLSDPPNLSNLEEFPPVGSVPPGPAGRTKPSRRINPTPVSEERSLSKPKTCFTSPPINCVPSSQPSALNTSLWGLGLAPGCRSLQEEREMLRKERSKQLQQSPTPAYPTPESGSPLPSWTGSLTAEAADPARVSSCQRLKLVALVYSSCIAENLVPNLFLELFFVLQLLTARRTVAAKDDDLEPNPDPLESPLFQSVHDCVFFAVQVLEHQFQVLSCLDKGTLKLLAENERLLCFSPALQGRLRAAYEGSVAKVSLVMPPSAQAVSFQPETDNRANFSSDRAFHTFKKQRDVFYEVLREWEDRHEEPGWDFEKGLGSRIRAMMGQLSAACSHSHFVRLFQKQLLQMCHSPCGAGGAVWGEAPDVLSVLGADKLGRLRRLRERLVAPQSSGGPCPPPTFPGCQGFFKDFILSASSFQFNQHLMDSLSMKIRELDGLALPQHEPGDEDGVSDVDWQSERRRFAVVLLSLRLLAKFLGFVAFLPYRGPEPPPTRELQDSILALRSQVPPVLDVLTLLRQGLGARRAVLTVPWLVEFLSFADHIAPLLAYYRSTFVLLLRLHRSLVLSQEHEGGTCFLNKLLLLAVLGWLFQIPTIPEDLFFLEGGQLDASEVDTVASEHGLDSMPVVDQQLLYACCPYIGELRKLLASWVSGSSGRSGGFVRKITPTTTTSLGAQPPQTAQGLQAQLAQAFFHNQPPSLRRTVEFVAERIGSNCVKHIKATLVADLVRQAESLLQEQLVTQGQEGGDPVQLLEILCSQLCPHGAQALAQGREFCQKKSPEAVRALLPEETPAAVLSSAESIAVGLAIEKACAWLSANITALIRREVKAAVSRTLRAQGPEPAARGERRGCPRACEHHAPLPSHLISEIKDVLSLAVGPRDPEEGVSPERLERLLGQLGQTLRCRQVRRGVFHTEDALLVSLASAKDAEPAGLRAAAEAVTLALFSPQFLCPPAEQQLAKCSVELASLLGMVPFYQVVLLLDSPNLRVGYEQDWKCRALFCAFLPGAGLVALPPLLKAWHSSLSLVADQVPILGPPAQHRLERGQARRLLQVLLSLWKEDFQVPVPLQLLLRPRNLGLLADKRPREWDLLLFLLQELVERGLMGRTEIETCLGSVHEAQWPGEFSKELATLFNLFLAEPHMPEPQLRACELVQPNRGTVLAQS
- the CDAN1 gene encoding codanin-1 isoform X7; its protein translation is MAAVLESLLREEVSVAAAVRWIARSTQSSEDEPGEAAALSALGPLRKEFVPFLLNFLREQSSRVLPQGPPTPAKAPGASAALPGRPGGPPRGGRGARSQLFPPTEPPGAAADAPLARRGGRRRGPGPARERGGRGAGGPEEAVGGESLGWAGGRRPRGAGSAGSPSLGLSDPPNLSNLEEFPPVGSVPPGPAGRTKPSRRINPTPVSEERSLSKPKTCFTSPPINCVPSSQPSALNTSLWGLGLAPGCRSLQEEREMLRKERSKQLQQSPTPAYPTPESGSPLPSWTGSLTAEAADPARVSSCQRLKLVALVYSSCIAENLVPNLFLELFFVLQLLTARRTVAAKDDDLEPNPGALDPLESPLFQSVHDCVFFAVQVLEHQFQVLSCLDKGTLKLLAENERLLCFSPALQGRLRAAYEGSVAKVSLVMPPSAQAVSFQPETDNRANFSSDRAFHTFKKQRDVFYEVLREWEDRHEEPGWDFEKGLGSRIRAMMGQLSAACSHSHFVRLFQKQLLQMCHSPCGAGGAVWGEAPDVLSVLGADKLGRLRRLRERLVAPQSSGGPCPPPTFPGCQGFFKDFILSASSFQFNQHLMDSLSMKIRELDGLALPQHEPGDEDGVSDVDWQSERRRFAVVLLSLRLLAKFLGFVAFLPYRGPEPPPTRELQDSILALRSQVPPVLDVLTLLRQGLGARRAVLTVPWLVEFLSFADHIAPLLAYYRSTFVLLLRLHRSLVLSQEHEGGTCFLNKLLLLAVLGWLFQIPTIPEDLFFLEGGQLDASEVDTVASEHGLDSMPVVDQQLLYACCPYIGELRKLLASWVSGSSGRSGGFVRKITPTTTTSLGAQPPQTAQGLQAQLAQAFFHNQPPSLRRTVEFVAERIGSNCVKHIKATLVADLVRQAESLLQEQLVTQGQEGGDPVQLLEILCSQLCPHGAQALAQGREFCQKKSPEAVRALLPEETPAAVLSSAESIAVGLAIEKACAWLSANITALIRREVKAAVSRTLRAQGPEPAARGERRGCPRA
- the CDAN1 gene encoding codanin-1 isoform X2, with product MAAVLESLLREEVSVAAAVRWIARSTQSSEDEPGEAAALSALGPLRKEFVPFLLNFLREQSSRVLPQGPPTPAKAPGASAALPGRPGGPPRGGRGARSQLFPPTEPPGAAADAPLARRGGRRRGPGPARERGGRGAGGPEEAVGGESLGWAGGRRPRGAGSAGSPSLGLSDPPNLSNLEEFPPVGSVPPGPAGRTKPSRRINPTPVSEERSLSKPKTCFTSPPINCVPSSQPSALNTSLWGLGLAPGCRSLQEEREMLRKERSKQLQQSPTPAYPTPESGSPLPSWTGSLTAEAADPARVSSCQRLKLVALVYSSCIAENLVPNLFLELFFVLQLLTARRTVAAKDDDLEPNPGALDPLESPLFQSVHDCVFFAVQVLEHQFQVLSCLDKGTLKLLAENERLLCFSPALQGRLRAAYEGSVAKVSLVMPPSAQAVSFQPETDNRANFSSDRAFHTFKKQRDVFYEVLREWEDRHEEPGWDFEKGLGSRIRAMMGQLSAACSHSHFVRLFQKQLLQMCHSPCGAGGAVWGEAPDVLSVLGADKLGRLRRLRERLVAPQSSGGPCPPPTFPGCQGFFKDFILSASSFQFNQHLMDSLSMKIRELDGLALPQHEPGDEDGVSDVDWQSERRRFAVVLLSLRLLAKFLGFVAFLPYRGPEPPPTRELQDSILALRSQVPPVLDVLTLLRQGLGARRAVLTVPWLVEFLSFADHIAPLLAYYRSTFVLLLRLHRSLVLSQEHEGGTCFLNKLLLLAVLGWLFQIPTIPEDLFFLEGGQLDASEVDTVASEHGLDSMPVVDQQLLYACCPYIGELRKLLASWVSGSSGRSGGFVRKITPTTTTSLGAQPPQTAQGLQAQLAQAFFHNQPPSLRRTVEFVAERIGSNCVKHIKATLVADLVRQAESLLQEQLVTQGQEGGDPVQLLEILCSQLCPHGAQALAQGREFCQKKSPEAVRALLPEETPAAVLSSAESIAVGLAIEKACAWLSANITALIRREVKAAVSRTLRAQGPEPAARGERRGCPRACEHHAPLPSHLISEIKDVLSLAVGPRDPEEGVSPERLERLLGQLGQTLRCRQVRRGVFHTEDALLVSLASAKDAEPAGLRAAAEAVTLALFSPQFLCPPAEQQLAKCSVELASLLVADQVPILGPPAQHRLERGQARRLLQVLLSLWKEDFQVPVPLQLLLRPRNLGLLADKRPREWDLLLFLLQELVERGLMGRTEIETCLGSVHEAQWPGEFSKELATLFNLFLAEPHMPEPQLRACELVQPNRGTVLAQS
- the CDAN1 gene encoding codanin-1 isoform X1, which gives rise to MAAVLESLLREEVSVAAAVRWIARSTQSSEDEPGEAAALSALGPLRKEFVPFLLNFLREQSSRVLPQGPPTPAKAPGASAALPGRPGGPPRGGRGARSQLFPPTEPPGAAADAPLARRGGRRRGPGPARERGGRGAGGPEEAVGGESLGWAGGRRPRGAGSAGSPSLGLSDPPNLSNLEEFPPVGSVPPGPAGRTKPSRRINPTPVSEERSLSKPKTCFTSPPINCVPSSQPSALNTSLWGLGLAPGCRSLQEEREMLRKERSKQLQQSPTPAYPTPESGSPLPSWTGSLTAEAADPARVSSCQRLKLVALVYSSCIAENLVPNLFLELFFVLQLLTARRTVAAKDDDLEPNPGALDPLESPLFQSVHDCVFFAVQVLEHQFQVLSCLDKGTLKLLAENERLLCFSPALQGRLRAAYEGSVAKVSLVMPPSAQAVSFQPETDNRANFSSDRAFHTFKKQRDVFYEVLREWEDRHEEPGWDFEKGLGSRIRAMMGQLSAACSHSHFVRLFQKQLLQMCHSPCGAGGAVWGEAPDVLSVLGADKLGRLRRLRERLVAPQSSGGPCPPPTFPGCQGFFKDFILSASSFQFNQHLMDSLSMKIRELDGLALPQHEPGDEDGVSDVDWQSERRRFAVVLLSLRLLAKFLGFVAFLPYRGPEPPPTRELQDSILALRSQVPPVLDVLTLLRQGLGARRAVLTVPWLVEFLSFADHIAPLLAYYRSTFVLLLRLHRSLVLSQEHEGGTCFLNKLLLLAVLGWLFQIPTIPEDLFFLEGGQLDASEVDTVASEHGLDSMPVVDQQLLYACCPYIGELRKLLASWVSGSSGRSGGFVRKITPTTTTSLGAQPPQTAQGLQAQLAQAFFHNQPPSLRRTVEFVAERIGSNCVKHIKATLVADLVRQAESLLQEQLVTQGQEGGDPVQLLEILCSQLCPHGAQALAQGREFCQKKSPEAVRALLPEETPAAVLSSAESIAVGLAIEKACAWLSANITALIRREVKAAVSRTLRAQGPEPAARGERRGCPRACEHHAPLPSHLISEIKDVLSLAVGPRDPEEGVSPERLERLLGQLGQTLRCRQFLCPPAEQQLAKCSVELASLLGMVPFYQVVLLLDSPNLRVGYEQDWKCRALFCAFLPGAGLVALPPLLKAWHSSLSLVADQVPILGPPAQHRLERGQARRLLQVLLSLWKEDFQVPVPLQLLLRPRNLGLLADKRPREWDLLLFLLQELVERGLMGRTEIETCLGSVHEAQWPGEFSKELATLFNLFLAEPHMPEPQLRACELVQPNRGTVLAQS